The Paenibacillus pabuli DNA segment ATGTACGTTATTTTCAAGCATATATTGGTGAGATTATATGAACAATCCCCATTACAAATTCTGTGGGGGGCGTATGGCCTCTACTTATATTCAGTTGAGAGTTCATATTTGAACATATGGATATTCCTTTATACCTATATAGCGTATCAGTCTAACGATTCAAATTCAGAAAACAAAGGAAATCTCCAAAAATTTGTAAAACTATTCCTGTAATTTCTTGCAGTCCTATGTTAGATTATCCCTTGGAATAAAATCACATCTATAGACAGGGGACATGTTACGTGAAGAAGAGGTCATGGGTATTATCCATTATTATGAGTTTTGTATTGCTGGGCGGGGTATTCGCTCCTGCTGGTTCCTATGCGGCTGCAGCGGAAGACACCACCACTACATATTCGGAAGATAACTACACGGAAGTGGACACGTCGGAACAAGAGCCAATTCCTAGCGCTGATGAGGAAGATTTCCTTAACTATCTGGATGCACTTGATCTGACAACGGTTTATGAAAAGAAAGCCCTGGATTCCATTGGCAGCACGTATGTTACATCCGCCAACCGCAAATCCATCTTCCTGAAATTGAACAATACTGCGGTTCCCAATTACACCAAGTATGTGTCCATGCTGAAGCAGATCAAGCCAGAGAACGCGGAGCTGCAAAAAATCCATAACAAACTGATCAAAGGAAGCTATGCACAGCTCGAAGGTTATCTGCTGTTCAAGAAATCCGTATCCAAAACCAAAGTAAACAGCGCCCTCCTGAAACAAGGCAATGCCAAAATTGACACAGGCATTAAAATTCTGGAGCAATACAAAAAAGAAATCCAAGCCTACGCCCAAGAACTGGGCTACGATTTTTAATGAAGCAAACTTTAGACGAACAGCCCGAGCAGAGGCATGCACATCCACCAGCCTTCCCATTTAAATAAAATGAGATTTCAGGAAAAAAAAGTGTTTTCTTTTGCCGGGATAATTCGTATAATAGCCGTATAATCAAAAGGCTATGCTGCCGAAAGGTACAACCTCGTGAACAATGGAGGTTGTGCCTTTTTTGCGTTTTCATGGCCGAATATCATCTGAATTTCATCGTATAAGGAGTGATTCAACGTGATTCTTGAAGCCATTTACCATCGTCCCAAATTAAACTGGTCCTATGCCTACGACCGGTCCACCATGCACCTGCGGCTGCGTTCCAAACGCGGAGATCTGGATGCCGTTATTGCCATTACGGGGGATAAGTATGCCTGGGAGCAGACCATCACCCACACACCCATGCGAATCTTCGCCCGGGATGAGCTGTTTGATTATTGGGAAGTCGAGACCCGGCCTCCCTACCGGAGATTACGTTACGGCTTCCAGCTGGTGGAGGGCGAGAAAAACGTCTGGATGACCGAGCGCGGATTTGAGGAAGCTCTGCCGGAACATCCGCTGGAATTCTTCGATTTTCCGTTTATGAATCCGGTCGACATTTTTGAACCGCCTGCCTGGGTCAAGGACGCGGTATTTTATCAGATTTTCCCTGAACGCTATGCGAACGGTGACCCTTCCATTAGTCCGAAGAACGCCGAGCCTTGGGGAGGGGAGCCTACACCGGTGAATTTCTTCGGGGGGGATCTGCAGGGTGTGCTTGATCATCTGGATCATCTGAGTCAGCTTGGGGTAAATGCGATCTACTTCTGTCCCCTGTTCGAGGCTACAACCAATCACAAGTACAATACAGCCGACTATATGAAGGTGGATCCGCATTTTGGGACCAATGAACAATTGAAAGAGCTGGTGGATGCCTGTCATCAGCGCGGCATTCGGGTTGTGTTGGACGCGGTATTCAACCATTCCGGTAGAGAGTTCCCGCCTTTTGCTGACGTATTGGCGAACGGGGCAGCTTCCCCCTATGCGGATTGGTTCTATGTCAGAGATTGGCCGCCACGCATTGAAGATGGCATACCGACCTACGATACCTTTGCCTTCGAACCACTTATGCCGAAGCTGAATACGGAGCATCCCGAGGTTAAGGCCTACCTGCTGGAGGTCGCGCGGTACTGGATTGAGGAAATGGACATCGATGGATGGAGACTGGACGTAGCAAACGAGGTAGATCATCAGTTCTGGCGTGAATTCCGTCAAACGGTAAAAGCCATCAAGCCTGACGCCTATTTGCTGGGTGAAATCTGGCATGATTCGTTGATGTGGCTGCAGGGAGATCAGTTCGATGCGGTGATGAACTACCCATTCACCAATTCGGTGCTGGACTATGCAGTTCACGGCAAGCTGGATGGACTCGGCTTCGCAAATGAGATCGGCAAGCTGCTCGCAGCCTACTCCCAGCCTGTGACCGAAGTTGCCTTCAATCTGCTGGGCAGCCATGATACGCCCAGACTGCTCACCCTGTGCGACGGGGATATCCGCAAGATGAAGCTTGCCGTTACACTGCTGCTCACGTATCCAGGTGCTCCCTGCATCTATTACGGAGACGAAGTGGGCCTCGATGGCGGATATGATCCTGGCTGCCGTAAATGTATGGAGTGGGATGAAACCAAGCAAAACCTTGAGCTTCTCGACTTCTTTAAGCAGACGATTGCCTTGCGCAAAGAGCACCCTGCACTGCGCAGCACCGAGTTGAAGATTCTCCATGCCGAAGCTGGAGATCCGGTTATTGCAATGGAACGAGTGGATTCAGCGACGGGAGAACGTTTCCTCATCGTGCTGAACGCTGGTGACGAAGCTTGCAGTATAGACTTGCCGCTGGCCAATCAGAGCGTCTGGCGCGACCTGTTTACGGTCACTTCTATCGAAGCAAAGCAAAATAAACTGTCTCTGAAACTGGAGGCATACGGCTTCTCCCTGCTGCAGCTCGATGTGAAACAACCTGCGGAGGCATGACCGCCAGACCATTCATCATGCTTGTTGATTAAGATACAGGTGCCCTACATTCTGCATCCTTCTATTTCATAAGCGAAACAAAGGGACAATAATGTCGTCGCCATACTTTAACTTGTTTCATATTCATCCTCTCTTTTCCACACAAAAAGGGCTGAACGTTGATTAAACGTCCAGCCCTTCGATCTTGAGCGTCCCCATTGCCTGAAGAAACAGCCCTC contains these protein-coding regions:
- a CDS encoding alpha-glycosidase, producing MILEAIYHRPKLNWSYAYDRSTMHLRLRSKRGDLDAVIAITGDKYAWEQTITHTPMRIFARDELFDYWEVETRPPYRRLRYGFQLVEGEKNVWMTERGFEEALPEHPLEFFDFPFMNPVDIFEPPAWVKDAVFYQIFPERYANGDPSISPKNAEPWGGEPTPVNFFGGDLQGVLDHLDHLSQLGVNAIYFCPLFEATTNHKYNTADYMKVDPHFGTNEQLKELVDACHQRGIRVVLDAVFNHSGREFPPFADVLANGAASPYADWFYVRDWPPRIEDGIPTYDTFAFEPLMPKLNTEHPEVKAYLLEVARYWIEEMDIDGWRLDVANEVDHQFWREFRQTVKAIKPDAYLLGEIWHDSLMWLQGDQFDAVMNYPFTNSVLDYAVHGKLDGLGFANEIGKLLAAYSQPVTEVAFNLLGSHDTPRLLTLCDGDIRKMKLAVTLLLTYPGAPCIYYGDEVGLDGGYDPGCRKCMEWDETKQNLELLDFFKQTIALRKEHPALRSTELKILHAEAGDPVIAMERVDSATGERFLIVLNAGDEACSIDLPLANQSVWRDLFTVTSIEAKQNKLSLKLEAYGFSLLQLDVKQPAEA